The Mycobacterium seoulense genomic interval ATGGCGGGTCCCGAACCGATCGTGGCTGACCTACGGGCCGAAAGCGATGAACTTGACGCCCTGGTTGCACCGCTGCCGCCCGAACGCTGGGCCGATCCGACGCCCGCGCCCGGCTGGACGATCGCCCATCAGATCGGGCACCTGTTGTGGACCGACCGGGTCGCGCTGACCGCGGTCACCGACGAGGCCGGGTTCGCCGAAGAACTCAAGGCGGCCGCCGCCGACCCAACCGGCTTCGTCGACGCGGGCGCCGACGGGTTGGCGGCTCTGCCGCCGGCCGAGCTGCTCGCCGATTGGCGGGTCACCCGCGGCCGATTGCACGACGAGCTGCTGATGGTTCCCGCCGGGCGAAAACTTCCCTGGTTCGGGCCCCCGATGAGTGCGGCGTCGATGGCTACCGCGCGGTTGATGGAGACGTGGGCCCACGGACTGGACGTCGCGGACGCGCTGGGCGTCAAGCGGGTGGCCACCGACCGGCTGCGGTCGATCGCTCATCTTGGGGTGCGCACCCGCGACTACGCCTTTTTCGTGAACAACCTCCCCGCTCCCGTCGAGCCGTTCCTGGTCGAACTGCGGGGACCCAGCGGCGACACCTGGAGTTGGGGACCGCCCGACGCGGCCCAGCGGGTCACCGGTTCCGCGGAGGACTTCTGCTATCTGGTCACTCAGCGCCGCCCACTCGGTGCCCTCGACCTCACCGCGCACGGGCGCGACGCCCAGCGCTGGCTGGAGATCGCGCAGGCCTTCGCGGGCCCGCCCGGCGGCGGGCGATGAGGGCGCGGGCCCGCCCGGCGTCGGGCGATGAGCGCGCGGGCGCGCGAGGTCAGTGCAGCGGACCGCCGTAACTTGCCCGGTTCTCGGCCTCGGCCTCTTCACGCAACGCCGTGATCGCCAGGTTCAGTCTGTCGGCGAGCTCGCCGTGGGCGTATCCGGTCATCACACCGGGATGCAGCGTCAGATTGAGCAACCGCCCGTCGGCATTCGCCACGGCATAGACGTCGCCGAGATCGACACTGTAGGTGACGGCCTCCGCCTGGGCCACAAGGGCTTCCCACTTGTCGGCGGCCTCGCTCAGTTCGCGAAGAACCGACTCGACGAGATCCTTGTCGCCGAGATTCGCGCCACCGCCCGAACCCGACACGATCACAGTATGTCGACCGCCCTAACCAGCGTCAATTCGAAAATTCGAGGGTGAGGAGCAACTCCGATCGCCCTACGCGCCGGGCGGCGGCCCGGCAAGTTTCCGATACCAGGCGAGGTGGTAGTTCGCCGATATCGCGTCGCCGCTGGCGAGGCCTTCGGTGGCGGCCATCAACAGGCACTTGAGCAGAAGTGTCGGATTCACCGCCGGGTATTGGACCAAGAGCTGGTAGCGCGCCGTATCGAGGTGCACCCGCAACACGTCGACCTCCTGGTCGATGATCACGGCGTCCGCGGCAGCCGCGTCCGCCAGCCTCTGCACGATCCGGGGGAGCCCGTCGAAGCGACGCGTGGTCTCGCTCAGCGCCCTGCCCAGGTCCTCGATCGCGGGGAGCTCGCGCGGTTCCACAGACGATTTCGTCGCGGCGAAGTCGGCCGAGCGGCGTAGTGAGTCACCCGGGGCGTAAGTGACGACGCGTACCGCGTCGCCGATCAACGCGCCGACCCTGCCGGTGCGTGGCTCGGGTTCCAACAACCGCACGCCGGCCGGAAGGGTGATGCCTGCAGGTATCCAGCCGTGGGCGAGGTCGGTGACCAACACCGTCGTACCGTCGGCACGGTCGCCGACCGCCCAATTCAGCCGCGGCTCCTGGCGGACCACATACTCGAGCAATCGGTTCAGCCGGTCGACCTCGAAACCCGTTGCAATGGGACTGTTTCCGCGGGGCAGGCCGGAGGGCTCCCGGGGAACCTGCGGTTCATCGTGCCCGGCAGCGGCCTCGCCTGCGACCGCGTGGTGGCGACCACTGTCCGCCGGTTCGTCGACGACGGGCTCGGCCTCGGTGATCGCGGGGATGACCTGTGTCTCCTCAATCGAAGCCGCCGCTGCGGTCTCGGCGGGTTCCGGCTCGTGCTGGGCCTCGTCCGCTCCCTCCACGTCGACGTGGTGGCGACCGGTGGCGACCGGCTCCCAATCCATCGCGGACACGCTGTCGGCGGGCTCGCCGACGACGCCTTCGGCCTCGGCGATCGCGGGGATGACCTGCGTCTCCCCAATCGCGGTCACCGCGGCATCGGCCTCCGGGGGCCAGTCGGGTTCGTCCTGGTGCGTTGCCGGCTCCTGCGCCGCCACGTAGTTGCGACCGTTCGTGACCGACTCCTGACCGGGTTCCATGTCCTCGGCCGGCGCTTCGACGACGTGTTCCACTTCAGCCGCGCGCGGGATGACCTGCGTCTCCTCCATATCCGGCATTTCCGGCATATCCGGCGCGGGCGCGGCCTCTGCCGCGATCTCCTGCGCAGGGGTTTCCTGCGGCGGCGGTCCGGGCTCGTCCCCACGTTGCGGCGTCACGGGGGGCGGCCTGTCGGCGACCCGCCACCGCGGCTTACGCACCGTCCTGGTGGGCGCTTCGGAAGGCCTCGCGTCCGTGACAGCAGGAATGATGCGGGTCTGCTCCATGTCCGGCGACGGCGGCTCGGCGACCTGCGGGCGGGGATACCCGGCGTTCACCGAGCGCAGCTGGCGAATCGTCGATTCGACGCGCCGCACGGCGCGGGCACGGGCCTCATCGATGACCCGTGCCTCTTCGGCTTGGCGGGACAGATCGGCCAACCCCGCACGTCTGATCATCCTCAGCTGCTCGTTGGCGTTGTCGGCGATCCGTTGCAGGTCGACCTTCAGATACTCTGCGAGCGTGGCGTTTTCGGTGGTGAGCGTCGCAAGCTCGGCAGGCCAAAGCCCACCGATCACCCAGGGGGTGCAATCGATGGGAGAGCTGAAGGCCGGCATCGCCAATGATTCCCGGGTAGCTCTCCGGAGGCGCTGACGCGCCGTCATCCGACCGAAGATCGCCACCGGTTAAGCGTACCGGCAGCTGACCAATCGCTTATTCGGTGAGTGAATTGTGCAGGTGTGACGGCCTGGGTAGCGTGGGGATATGGCCGAATCTGCCTTGCAGCAGCAACTCGACGAGGTGCGTGACCTGCTCGCTCGTGCACGAGAGTTGTTCGGCCCCAATCCCGTCGAGCCGCCCACGAATATCGCTCCGGATCCCGACGCGGCCAAGACCTGGCTGCTGTAGGCGCCGAAACCGGCTAGCGTGCGGTGCCGCGGCGGCGCAGTTTGTGTGCGAGCAACTTTTCGATCGCCGCATCAAGATCGCGCGGGGTGGGCACCTCCGCCGAGGGGGTATGCCCGGCCGCCAGGATTTCGTCGCGAATCTCCAGCAATGCCTTGAGGCAAGAAACGTCGGCGGTCAGCAAGATGCCGCGTGCCAGCGTCTCGGCGTCGGTCTCCATCGCCTCCTCGCTCAGCGCAACGCTGTGCATGTAGCCGCCGCGGCAGGAGCGGACGAGGATGTGCCCACTCGGGTGAACGGTGTCAAAAGCGGGATCCGCGTCCGTCATCGACCGCGGTCGGCAATGCCGCCGAGGTTGCGCGCCGACTCCTGCTCGTGCTGTTCCCACATCGCCGCCGACGCCGCGAGTTTGTCCGCCAGGTCGGCGTGGTCTGCGGCTTGTTGCTCGTAGCACTGGCGTCGGAGTTCGAGCAATTCGCGCCCGGCGTCGCGAAGTTCACCGAAGATCGGGCCCAAGGAGTCCAGGCTTTCCTGTATTGCCTCATGCGACGACGGGACCGTGCGCAAGTACTCGGAGGTTTCCTGGTGACGCGCGGCGGCTTGACGCAAGTGCGTCGGCACCACATGAATCGAATCTGCCATCCGCTGTCTCCTCTTCACGGTTGCCGGCCAGACCGGCGTGATCACTATTGTCAGTTGGTCGACGCCGTCGCCGGCCGTGTGGGTGTCGGTGTCGGTGTGTCGGGCTTCGCCGGCGCGGTCATGGCCGACGCCGGTGGATGCTCCCAGCCTAGAAAGCTTGGCCCGCTCACGGTGGCGATGTCTTGAATTTGGCCATCGAGAAGGGCCTTGCCCGAGCCGAGGGCAAGTGCGTGCCGGTCGACGAACATCCCGATGTCCGCCGGAGCCACGTGGGACGCGTCGA includes:
- a CDS encoding TIGR03084 family metal-binding protein; the protein is MAGPEPIVADLRAESDELDALVAPLPPERWADPTPAPGWTIAHQIGHLLWTDRVALTAVTDEAGFAEELKAAAADPTGFVDAGADGLAALPPAELLADWRVTRGRLHDELLMVPAGRKLPWFGPPMSAASMATARLMETWAHGLDVADALGVKRVATDRLRSIAHLGVRTRDYAFFVNNLPAPVEPFLVELRGPSGDTWSWGPPDAAQRVTGSAEDFCYLVTQRRPLGALDLTAHGRDAQRWLEIAQAFAGPPGGGR
- a CDS encoding DUF2710 family protein; protein product: MIVSGSGGGANLGDKDLVESVLRELSEAADKWEALVAQAEAVTYSVDLGDVYAVANADGRLLNLTLHPGVMTGYAHGELADRLNLAITALREEAEAENRASYGGPLH
- a CDS encoding DUF5631 domain-containing protein, with the protein product MAIFGRMTARQRLRRATRESLAMPAFSSPIDCTPWVIGGLWPAELATLTTENATLAEYLKVDLQRIADNANEQLRMIRRAGLADLSRQAEEARVIDEARARAVRRVESTIRQLRSVNAGYPRPQVAEPPSPDMEQTRIIPAVTDARPSEAPTRTVRKPRWRVADRPPPVTPQRGDEPGPPPQETPAQEIAAEAAPAPDMPEMPDMEETQVIPRAAEVEHVVEAPAEDMEPGQESVTNGRNYVAAQEPATHQDEPDWPPEADAAVTAIGETQVIPAIAEAEGVVGEPADSVSAMDWEPVATGRHHVDVEGADEAQHEPEPAETAAAASIEETQVIPAITEAEPVVDEPADSGRHHAVAGEAAAGHDEPQVPREPSGLPRGNSPIATGFEVDRLNRLLEYVVRQEPRLNWAVGDRADGTTVLVTDLAHGWIPAGITLPAGVRLLEPEPRTGRVGALIGDAVRVVTYAPGDSLRRSADFAATKSSVEPRELPAIEDLGRALSETTRRFDGLPRIVQRLADAAAADAVIIDQEVDVLRVHLDTARYQLLVQYPAVNPTLLLKCLLMAATEGLASGDAISANYHLAWYRKLAGPPPGA
- a CDS encoding DUF2694 family protein; this translates as MTDADPAFDTVHPSGHILVRSCRGGYMHSVALSEEAMETDAETLARGILLTADVSCLKALLEIRDEILAAGHTPSAEVPTPRDLDAAIEKLLAHKLRRRGTAR
- a CDS encoding ESX-1 secretion-associated protein, encoding MADSIHVVPTHLRQAAARHQETSEYLRTVPSSHEAIQESLDSLGPIFGELRDAGRELLELRRQCYEQQAADHADLADKLAASAAMWEQHEQESARNLGGIADRGR